The Scomber japonicus isolate fScoJap1 chromosome 13, fScoJap1.pri, whole genome shotgun sequence genome includes a window with the following:
- the rbm41 gene encoding RNA-binding protein 41 — translation MERFSRMNCGNDSALSLMLLQCTSFKLKSLCVLLLRVSRQSCEDGPLLEEQETEGQRQLHSLLLQQLHTDVDIDRCVAKKQCFAPAALYRPFGQQAAGVKTLSQFQALQDGEQELASLRELGLTDTEIQLWQSRDAPDVAEQSHGVCVAPGVKQQRLQVIRDKIEARAELLSRPQRFAASRALSRREMEIEQALFQGTDRLGFLTALYHRDEDHQEGQQGASSSDPMSSLYSDILCERKPQVSPQEPERNPAGASHFSRSETASNQNSQKDNNQEASEYQSELEGEKSSSSSQLESESTEQQDEPGKPQLAAPVKIHISQPIGSLCGAVKVGSGAPLTVRGEIETVSDEEILKNRESEEGIRSIPRFRNYQPGTPSKVLCVRNLSAQASVAQLVALFSRFEQENRPAVIYRLLTGRMRGQAFITLPDAETAQKALQLVHGYRLLGKPLVVEFGRERQEEEKQKEEVQEEKNRKKAQRGFIPDNNTHAPNL, via the exons ATGGAGAGGTTTTCCCGAATGAACTGTGGAAATGACAGTGCTCTCAGCCTGATGCTCTTGCAATGCA CATCATTTAAACTGAagtctctctgtgttttattgctCAGAGTGAGCCGGCAATCCTGTGAAGATGGCCCGCTGCTGGAGGAACAGGAGACGGAGGGCCAGCGGCAGCTACACAGCCTcctgctgcagcagctccaCACTGACGTCGACATCGACCG TTGTGTAGCCAAGAAGCAGTGCTTCGCCCCAGCGGCACTCTATCGTCCGTTTGGGCAGCAGGCGGCCGGAGTGAAGACCTTGTCCCAGTTCCAGGCCCTGCAGGATGGGGAGCAGGAGCTGGCCAGTCTGCGGGAGCTGGGCCTCACCGACACTGAGATCCAGCTGTGGCAGAGCAGAGACGCACCAGATGTAGCAGAGCAG TCCCACGGGGTGTGTGTAGCTCCTGGGGTGAAGCAGCAGCGTTTGCAGGTGATCAGAGACAAGATTGAAGCCAGGGCGGAGCTCCTGTCCCGCCCACAGCGCTTCGCTGCCAGTCGCGCACTGTCAAGACGTGAGATGGAGATCGAACAAGCGTTGTTCCAGGGAACCGATCGCCTGGGTTTCCTCACCGCACTTTACCATCGAG ATGAAGATCACCAggagggccagcagggggccTCGTCCTCTGATCCAATGAGCTCTCTCTACAGTGACATTCTCTGTGAGAGGAAACCACAAGTGTCACCACAGGAACCTGAGCGAAACCCTGCTGGAGCATCACACTTTTCTAGATCTGAAACTGCATCTAACCAAAACTCACAGAAAGATAACAACCAAGAAGCATCTGAGTATCAGTCAGAGCTGGAGGGTGAAAAAAGTAGTTCATCAAGTCAGCTAGAATCAGAAAGCACAGAGCAGCAGGATGAACCAGGGAAACCACAACTGGCTGCTCCAGTAAAGATACATATAAGCCAGCCGATTGGCAGTCTGTGCGGGGCGGTGAAGGTGGGGTCAGGTGCACCCCTGACTGTCAGAGGGGAGATTGAGACTGTTTCAGATGAAGAAATCCTTAAGAACCGTGAATCTGAGGAAGGAATCCGGAGCATCCCGAGGTTCCGAAACTACCAGCCAGGAACACCATCCAAG GTTTTGTGTGTGAGAAACCTGAGTGCACAGGCATCAGTGGCCCAGCTGGTGGCGCTGTTTTCCAGGTTTGAGCAGGAAAACAGGCCTGCTGTTATTTATCGCCTGCTGACTGGAAGGATGAGAGGTCAGGCTTTCATCACTCTGCCAG ATGCTGAAACAGCCCAGAAAGCCTTGCAGTTGGTCCATGGATACCGGTTGCTAGGGAAACCTTTGGTGGTTGAGTTTGGCCGTGAGCGtcaggaagaagagaaacagaaggaggaagtgcaggaggagaaaaatagaaaaaaagcacaaaggGGGTTTATTCCAGACAACAATACACATGCCCCAAACTTGTAA